From Salinirubellus salinus, the proteins below share one genomic window:
- a CDS encoding ABC transporter permease, producing MSRGYALRRVGWGVATIYLVLSLTFALVAFTPDPNAALVGFAAAVEGGSAEEAMSAYRAARDLNTPVVQRYVGFLVDLSTLRLGVSLDSGRPVATMVGASGLVSLAYVLPAVVVSTVVGSAVGVYTTVRDSPVLDRLVAVASYGALGVPNFYLAALALAVGTALGLDLRASPTAPTTAVPLRTLVLAAAVLTTTLLAAQLRYVRGETASRASMTFVRTVRATGAGRLRVARHLLRVAALPLLSLFAAELLGVLFVGTFVVEAVLGVPGLGTLLLDALDTRDVPVVVGASLAFVVVAIVVTVAQDLLRESLDPRTGEE from the coding sequence GTGAGTCGTGGCTACGCGCTCCGGCGTGTCGGCTGGGGCGTGGCGACCATCTACCTCGTCCTCTCGCTGACGTTCGCGCTCGTCGCGTTCACGCCGGACCCGAACGCCGCGCTGGTCGGGTTCGCGGCCGCCGTGGAGGGCGGGTCGGCCGAGGAGGCGATGAGCGCCTACCGCGCGGCCCGTGACCTGAACACGCCCGTCGTCCAGCGGTACGTCGGGTTCCTCGTCGACCTGAGCACGCTCCGCCTCGGCGTGTCGCTGGACTCGGGACGGCCGGTCGCGACGATGGTGGGAGCGTCGGGGCTGGTCTCGCTGGCGTACGTCCTCCCGGCCGTCGTCGTCTCCACCGTCGTGGGGAGCGCGGTCGGTGTCTACACGACGGTCCGTGACTCGCCGGTGCTGGACCGACTGGTCGCCGTGGCGAGTTACGGGGCGCTCGGGGTCCCGAACTTCTACCTCGCGGCGCTGGCGCTGGCCGTCGGGACGGCGCTGGGTCTCGACCTGCGGGCCTCGCCGACCGCGCCGACCACGGCGGTACCGCTTCGGACGCTCGTGCTCGCGGCGGCCGTGCTGACGACGACCCTGCTGGCCGCCCAGTTGCGCTACGTCCGCGGCGAGACGGCCAGCCGAGCCAGCATGACGTTCGTCCGGACGGTGCGGGCGACGGGAGCCGGCCGGCTCCGGGTGGCCCGCCACCTGCTCCGGGTCGCGGCGCTCCCCCTGCTCTCGCTGTTCGCGGCGGAACTGCTCGGGGTCCTGTTCGTCGGGACGTTCGTCGTCGAGGCGGTGCTCGGGGTGCCGGGGCTGGGGACGCTCCTGCTCGACGCGCTGGACACGCGCGACGTGCCGGTGGTCGTGGGCGCGTCGCTCGCGTTCGTCGTCGTCGCCATCGTCGTCACCGTGGCACAGGACCTCCTGCGAGAGTCACTGGACCCACGGACGGGCGAGGAGTGA
- a CDS encoding aconitate hydratase, with protein sequence MGQTLTEKILSDHLVDGELETGEEIGIEIDQVLTQDTTGTLVWLQFEALELDEVQTEIAAQYCDHQTYQFDFKNTDDHRFLRSAAGTFGAHFSRPGNGICHNVHKENFAAPGKTLLGSDSHTPTPGGLGQLAIGAGGLDVAVAMGGGAYYIEMPEVVNVHLEGELPEWASAKDVALEMLRRLSVKGGVGKIFEYTGPGVENLTVPERTTITNLGTELGATTSIFPTDEKTEDYLARQGREDVYQELTPDEDAEYDDQLTIDLSDLEPLIAKPSMPDNVVPVREVAGTSVEQVMIGSCTNGGYEDILPSAKMLEGREVDKKTEMIIAPGSKQASEILARQGWTAELMAAGVNFSEATCGACIGIGHVPASDSVSLRTFNRNFEGRSGIEDDNVYLCSPEVATAAAIAGEIVDPRDLADELGDMEAPGVELPDKYDGAKTDLIAPDEAVDDDLVKGPNIGDVPLKDELEATLEGPALLKMEDNITTDHIIPATQDILMYRSNIPKLSEFTLSRVDDTFAQRSLDSDGGFLVAGENYGQGSSREHAALCPMFLGIQGVFAQSFARIHKANLFNFGLIPLTIDEETYEQFEQGDDIEIVDDVAEAVRSGQEEFTVRVNDDWEFTAHLDASEREREILADGGKLPHTKKKAEGGSGAAPADD encoded by the coding sequence ATGGGACAGACGCTTACGGAGAAAATCCTCTCTGACCACCTCGTCGACGGGGAACTCGAGACGGGGGAGGAGATCGGTATCGAGATCGACCAGGTGCTCACGCAGGACACCACCGGCACGCTCGTCTGGCTCCAGTTCGAGGCGCTCGAACTCGACGAGGTCCAGACGGAGATCGCGGCGCAGTACTGCGACCACCAGACCTACCAGTTCGACTTCAAGAACACGGACGACCACCGCTTCCTCCGCTCGGCCGCGGGGACGTTCGGTGCCCACTTCTCGCGCCCCGGCAACGGCATCTGTCACAACGTCCACAAGGAGAACTTCGCCGCGCCCGGCAAGACGCTCCTCGGTTCGGACAGCCACACGCCGACGCCCGGTGGGCTCGGCCAGCTCGCCATCGGTGCCGGCGGCCTCGACGTCGCCGTCGCGATGGGTGGCGGTGCGTACTACATCGAGATGCCCGAGGTCGTCAACGTCCACCTCGAGGGCGAACTCCCCGAGTGGGCCTCCGCGAAGGACGTCGCGCTCGAGATGCTCCGTCGCCTCTCCGTGAAGGGTGGCGTCGGCAAGATCTTCGAGTACACCGGCCCCGGTGTCGAGAACCTGACCGTCCCGGAACGGACGACCATCACCAACCTCGGCACGGAGCTGGGTGCGACCACCTCCATCTTCCCGACCGACGAGAAGACCGAGGACTACCTCGCCCGGCAGGGCCGCGAGGACGTCTACCAGGAGCTCACCCCGGACGAGGACGCCGAGTACGACGACCAGCTCACCATCGACCTCTCGGATCTCGAGCCGCTCATCGCGAAGCCGTCGATGCCCGACAACGTCGTGCCCGTCCGCGAGGTCGCCGGCACGTCCGTCGAGCAGGTCATGATCGGCTCCTGTACCAACGGTGGGTACGAGGACATCCTGCCCTCCGCGAAGATGCTCGAGGGCCGCGAGGTCGACAAGAAGACGGAGATGATCATCGCGCCCGGTTCGAAGCAGGCCTCCGAGATCCTCGCCCGTCAGGGCTGGACCGCGGAGCTGATGGCTGCCGGCGTGAACTTCTCCGAGGCGACGTGTGGTGCCTGTATCGGTATCGGCCACGTTCCCGCCTCCGACTCGGTCTCGCTGCGCACTTTCAACCGCAACTTCGAGGGCCGCTCCGGCATCGAGGACGACAACGTCTACCTCTGCTCGCCGGAGGTCGCCACCGCGGCCGCCATCGCGGGCGAGATTGTCGACCCGCGTGACCTCGCCGACGAACTCGGCGACATGGAGGCGCCGGGCGTCGAACTCCCGGACAAGTACGACGGCGCCAAGACCGACCTCATCGCGCCGGACGAGGCCGTCGACGACGACCTCGTCAAGGGTCCGAACATCGGCGACGTCCCGCTGAAGGACGAACTCGAGGCCACGCTGGAGGGACCGGCCCTCCTCAAGATGGAGGACAACATCACGACCGACCACATCATCCCGGCGACGCAGGACATCCTGATGTACCGGTCGAACATCCCGAAGCTCTCGGAGTTCACGCTCTCGCGCGTCGACGACACGTTCGCGCAGCGCTCGCTCGACTCCGACGGTGGCTTCCTCGTCGCCGGCGAGAACTACGGCCAGGGCTCCTCGCGTGAGCACGCCGCCCTGTGTCCGATGTTCCTCGGCATCCAGGGCGTCTTCGCCCAGTCGTTCGCCCGCATCCACAAGGCGAACCTGTTCAACTTCGGGCTCATCCCGCTCACCATCGACGAGGAGACCTACGAGCAGTTCGAGCAGGGCGACGACATCGAGATCGTCGACGACGTCGCCGAGGCCGTCCGCTCCGGTCAGGAGGAGTTCACGGTCCGTGTGAACGACGACTGGGAGTTCACGGCCCACCTCGACGCCTCCGAGCGCGAGCGCGAGATCCTCGCCGACGGTGGCAAGCTCCCCCACACGAAGAAGAAGGCAGAGGGCGGTAGCGGCGCGGCCCCCGCCGACGACTGA
- a CDS encoding ABC transporter permease, with translation MSADGSGDVDATLTSGSFHDVDWESLDAGPARPGVGTLAFVGVTVLLTLAFAWTWAGFPFDDAVGGLETLDGLLRPFSRIDWAMTFAGIVACYLGVTLVDGRRLGEYATRLRCRPVGLLSVVGVGTFLLVGAVAPLVVGDPVVRPAASYQPPVGFGVDAARVYSCVGPVVEGRCLGSLQHPLGTTFEGHDVLNYVLVGTRVAFELAVVTTAIIVPVAVTVGTTAAYLGGLADELLMGLTDAVGTIPPFVAYVVVRFVLGEGGDMLLLVAMFGLLGWAGVARAVRSAVLQRRESLYVAASEAAGGSRRWIARRHVLPNVGATIVATTANRVATLVLTEAALSYLGLGAPQVTSWGTLVADGISGQTLARLLGIWWVSAVPALALALTVVCISLFGDTVEELVDPRRGT, from the coding sequence GTGTCTGCCGACGGGTCCGGGGACGTGGACGCCACCCTGACGAGCGGCAGTTTCCACGACGTCGACTGGGAGTCGCTCGACGCCGGCCCGGCACGCCCGGGCGTCGGCACGCTCGCCTTCGTCGGCGTGACAGTTCTGCTCACGCTGGCGTTCGCGTGGACCTGGGCGGGGTTCCCGTTCGACGACGCGGTAGGGGGACTGGAGACGCTCGACGGTCTCTTGCGCCCGTTCTCGCGAATCGACTGGGCGATGACGTTCGCCGGGATCGTGGCGTGCTATCTCGGCGTGACGCTCGTCGACGGACGCCGGCTGGGTGAGTACGCGACGCGGCTCCGGTGCCGGCCGGTCGGGCTCCTCTCTGTCGTCGGCGTCGGGACGTTCCTGCTGGTCGGCGCGGTGGCCCCGCTCGTCGTCGGTGACCCGGTCGTCCGCCCCGCGGCCAGCTACCAGCCACCGGTCGGGTTCGGCGTCGACGCCGCCAGGGTCTACTCCTGCGTGGGGCCGGTCGTCGAGGGGCGCTGTCTGGGGAGCCTCCAGCACCCGCTCGGGACCACGTTCGAGGGCCACGACGTGCTGAACTACGTCCTCGTCGGCACGCGCGTCGCGTTCGAACTCGCGGTGGTGACCACCGCCATCATCGTCCCTGTCGCCGTCACGGTCGGGACGACCGCGGCCTACCTCGGCGGCCTCGCCGACGAACTGCTGATGGGCCTCACGGACGCCGTCGGGACCATCCCCCCGTTCGTCGCGTACGTCGTCGTCCGGTTCGTCCTCGGTGAGGGCGGTGACATGCTCCTGCTCGTCGCGATGTTCGGACTGCTCGGGTGGGCGGGTGTGGCCCGCGCGGTCCGGTCGGCGGTCCTCCAGCGCCGCGAGTCGCTCTACGTCGCCGCCAGCGAGGCGGCGGGCGGGTCCCGCCGCTGGATCGCCCGCCGACACGTCCTCCCGAACGTCGGGGCCACCATCGTCGCGACGACGGCCAACCGCGTCGCCACGCTCGTCCTCACGGAGGCCGCACTCTCCTATCTCGGGCTGGGCGCGCCGCAGGTCACCTCGTGGGGGACGCTCGTCGCCGACGGCATCTCCGGGCAGACACTGGCGCGACTCCTCGGCATCTGGTGGGTCTCGGCCGTCCCGGCGCTGGCGCTGGCGCTCACCGTCGTCTGCATCAGTCTCTTCGGCGACACCGTCGAGGAACTGGTCGACCCACGTCGTGGAACGTAA
- a CDS encoding DUF192 domain-containing protein translates to MNRTGIAFVAVVVVGTLGLLWVSGAFVPYTAGPGYQPDVSPSPSPSPAAAGGGTPTGDTGTDAGAASPTASPTPSRYEHVTVTVYDANGTVLGEVRAAVADTPEKRYTGLSDTEFLPEDGGMLFTYGSEGNHTYVMREMDFGLDIVYVGSDGTIRTIHHAPEPPEGEDGNDYRYPGRGQYVLEVNLNWTTRNGVEEGDRVEIAGLDDT, encoded by the coding sequence GTGAACCGGACGGGAATCGCGTTCGTCGCGGTCGTCGTCGTCGGCACCCTCGGCCTCCTCTGGGTGAGCGGCGCGTTCGTCCCGTACACCGCCGGGCCGGGCTACCAGCCCGACGTGTCGCCGTCGCCGTCGCCGTCGCCCGCCGCCGCGGGCGGGGGGACGCCCACGGGCGACACCGGCACCGACGCAGGTGCGGCCTCCCCCACCGCGAGTCCGACGCCCTCGCGCTACGAGCACGTGACCGTGACCGTCTACGACGCGAACGGGACCGTCCTCGGCGAGGTGCGTGCGGCCGTCGCGGACACCCCCGAGAAGCGCTACACCGGTCTCTCGGACACCGAGTTCCTCCCCGAGGACGGTGGGATGCTGTTCACCTACGGCAGCGAGGGGAACCACACCTACGTGATGCGCGAGATGGACTTCGGGCTCGACATCGTCTACGTCGGGAGCGACGGGACCATCCGGACCATCCACCACGCGCCCGAACCGCCCGAGGGCGAGGACGGCAACGACTACCGCTACCCCGGCCGGGGGCAGTACGTGCTCGAGGTGAACCTGAACTGGACGACACGCAACGGCGTCGAGGAGGGTGACCGCGTCGAGATAGCCGGACTCGACGACACCTGA
- the rimI gene encoding ribosomal protein S18-alanine N-acetyltransferase codes for MSTQWQGAGVTVTPPRASPQVRPASRADLLEVFRIEQAAFPQPWPYGAFEGFLGQEGFLVAADDTGVVGYVVADTVPNHGRPLGHVKDIAVHPDRRGEGLGATLLERALEVLRAADASRVKLEVRASNEAAIHLYRQFGFRHHHTVPRYYDDGEDALVMVRSF; via the coding sequence ATGTCCACCCAGTGGCAAGGGGCGGGCGTGACAGTCACCCCACCACGGGCCTCGCCACAGGTGCGCCCGGCCAGTCGCGCCGACCTGCTCGAGGTGTTCCGCATCGAGCAGGCCGCGTTCCCCCAGCCCTGGCCCTACGGCGCGTTCGAGGGGTTCCTCGGGCAGGAGGGGTTCCTCGTCGCCGCGGACGACACCGGCGTGGTGGGCTACGTCGTCGCCGACACCGTCCCGAACCACGGCCGCCCGCTCGGGCACGTGAAGGACATCGCGGTCCACCCGGACCGACGTGGGGAGGGGCTCGGTGCGACGCTCCTCGAGCGCGCACTCGAGGTGCTCCGGGCGGCCGACGCCTCGCGCGTGAAACTGGAGGTGCGCGCGAGCAACGAGGCGGCCATCCACCTCTACCGCCAGTTCGGCTTCAGGCACCACCACACCGTCCCGCGCTACTACGACGACGGCGAGGACGCACTCGTGATGGTGCGGTCGTTCTGA
- a CDS encoding MarR family transcriptional regulator yields MAESTAEDISDLPPSAKLVFKVLEYNGPMTQKGIVQESMLSARTVRYALERLENIDVVVEDVYFADARQNLYEITTESPVEADGADSPAAADD; encoded by the coding sequence ATGGCTGAATCCACCGCGGAGGACATCTCGGACCTTCCGCCGAGCGCGAAACTGGTTTTCAAAGTGCTCGAATACAACGGACCCATGACCCAGAAGGGGATCGTACAGGAGTCGATGCTGTCGGCTCGGACGGTTCGCTACGCGCTCGAGCGACTCGAGAACATCGACGTGGTCGTCGAGGACGTCTACTTCGCCGACGCGAGGCAGAACCTCTACGAGATCACGACGGAGTCGCCGGTCGAGGCGGACGGAGCCGACAGTCCGGCGGCCGCCGACGACTAA
- a CDS encoding ABC transporter ATP-binding protein, whose amino-acid sequence MGIATADEDDPFEEQRERAENPMRRLFTEYGGENKLAFVVGLLSSIVARVLDLMPPVLLALAVDTIFYDERAFSIWLVPDAWLPTTTTGQLYLSAALIGVAFFGGAAFHWTRNWGWNSFAQHIQHRVRTDTYDKMQRLNMEFFADKQTGEMMSILSNDVNRLERFLNDGMNSAFRLGVMVIGIAAILLYWNWQLAVITLGVVPVIGYVTHKFIQTIQPKYADVRSSVGAVNSRLENNLGGIQVIKTSNTEDYESDRVDDVSQDYFDANWDAIGTRIKFFPALRVLAGVGFVVTFVLGGVWVITYQTTGTAPFFFSGELTPGQFVGFILFTQRFIWPMAQFGQIINMYQRAYASSARIFGLMDEPSRIAEDPDADDLAVDDGDVVYDDVTFGYDDSETIVEDISFEVDGGETLALVGPTGAGKSTVLKLLLRMYDVDEGGISIDGQDLRDVTIPSLREHVGYVSQDTFLFYGTVEENLTYGTFGSTREEVVEAAKAAEAHEFIQNLPDGYDTEVGERGVKLSGGQRQRISIARAILKDPEILVLDEATSDVDTETEMLIQRSLDELTEDRTTFAIAHRLSTIKDADQIVVLEGGRIVERGSHEELIGEDGLYAHLWGVQAGEIDELPEEFVERASKRQARVEATDDD is encoded by the coding sequence ATGGGAATAGCGACAGCTGACGAAGACGACCCGTTCGAGGAACAACGCGAACGGGCCGAGAACCCGATGCGACGGCTCTTCACCGAGTACGGGGGCGAGAACAAACTCGCGTTCGTGGTCGGCCTGCTCTCCAGTATCGTCGCACGTGTCCTCGACCTGATGCCGCCCGTCCTCCTCGCGCTCGCCGTCGACACCATCTTCTACGACGAGCGGGCGTTCAGCATCTGGCTCGTCCCCGACGCGTGGCTCCCGACGACGACCACCGGCCAGCTCTACCTCTCGGCGGCGCTCATCGGCGTGGCGTTCTTCGGCGGGGCCGCCTTCCACTGGACCCGCAACTGGGGGTGGAACTCCTTCGCCCAGCACATCCAGCACCGGGTGCGTACCGACACATACGACAAGATGCAGCGGCTGAACATGGAGTTCTTCGCCGACAAGCAGACCGGCGAGATGATGTCCATCCTCTCGAACGACGTGAACCGTCTGGAGCGGTTCCTCAACGACGGGATGAACTCGGCGTTCCGACTGGGCGTGATGGTGATCGGTATCGCCGCCATCCTCCTCTACTGGAACTGGCAACTGGCGGTGATCACGCTCGGTGTCGTCCCCGTCATCGGCTACGTGACCCACAAGTTCATCCAGACCATCCAGCCGAAGTACGCCGACGTGCGCTCCTCCGTGGGGGCGGTCAACTCCCGGCTGGAGAACAACCTCGGCGGCATCCAGGTCATCAAGACCTCCAACACCGAGGACTACGAGTCCGACCGGGTGGACGACGTCTCGCAGGACTACTTCGACGCGAACTGGGACGCCATCGGCACCCGCATCAAGTTCTTCCCCGCCCTGCGGGTGCTCGCGGGCGTCGGCTTCGTCGTCACGTTCGTCCTCGGTGGGGTCTGGGTCATCACCTACCAGACCACCGGGACCGCCCCGTTCTTCTTCAGCGGCGAGCTCACGCCCGGCCAGTTCGTCGGGTTCATCCTGTTCACCCAGCGGTTCATCTGGCCGATGGCGCAGTTCGGCCAGATAATCAACATGTACCAGCGGGCGTACGCCTCCTCCGCCCGCATCTTCGGCCTGATGGACGAACCCTCGCGTATCGCGGAGGACCCGGACGCCGACGACCTCGCTGTCGACGACGGCGACGTGGTCTACGACGACGTCACCTTCGGCTACGACGACAGCGAGACCATCGTCGAGGACATCTCCTTCGAGGTCGACGGCGGCGAGACGCTCGCGCTCGTCGGCCCGACCGGGGCCGGCAAGTCCACCGTCCTCAAGCTCCTCCTCCGGATGTACGACGTGGACGAGGGGGGCATCAGTATCGACGGCCAGGACCTCCGAGACGTGACCATCCCGAGCCTCCGCGAGCACGTCGGCTACGTGAGCCAGGACACGTTCCTGTTCTACGGGACGGTCGAGGAGAACCTCACCTACGGGACGTTCGGCTCCACCCGCGAGGAGGTCGTCGAGGCCGCGAAGGCCGCCGAGGCCCACGAGTTCATCCAGAACCTCCCGGACGGCTACGACACGGAGGTGGGCGAGCGCGGCGTGAAACTCTCGGGCGGCCAGCGCCAGCGCATCAGCATCGCCCGGGCCATCCTGAAGGACCCCGAGATTCTCGTCCTCGACGAGGCGACGAGCGACGTGGACACGGAGACGGAGATGCTCATCCAGCGCTCGCTGGACGAGTTGACCGAGGACCGCACCACGTTCGCCATCGCGCACCGGCTCTCGACCATCAAGGACGCCGACCAGATCGTCGTGCTGGAGGGCGGCCGCATCGTCGAGCGCGGGAGCCACGAGGAGCTCATCGGTGAGGACGGACTGTACGCGCACCTCTGGGGCGTGCAGGCCGGCGAGATCGACGAACTGCCCGAGGAGTTCGTCGAGCGCGCGAGCAAGCGACAGGCCAGAGTGGAAGCGACCGACGACGACTAG